The following is a genomic window from Paenibacillus thiaminolyticus.
GCCAAGGGAGATTTGACGGTCCGCATTCCGGTCAATTCGCGGGATGAGATCGGCGTGCTGTCATCCAGCTTCAATGAAATGATAACCGATATCCGCGAGCTGATTGGCAGCATGAAGGAGACGACGAGCCATGTCACGGAGGCTTCGAACCATCTGACCGTCATCTCGCAGCAGACGGCGCAATCGACGCACGAGATCTCGAGCGCCATTCAAGAGGTGGCTTCCGGATCGGAGACGCAGCTGACGGGAACGGAAGAAAGCAAGATCGCGATGGGCGAGATGGCCGTCGGCATCCAGCGGATTGCGGAATCCTCGTCGAACGTGTCCGAGTACAGTGTAGCGGCCGCTCAAGCGGCGAAGCAAGGGAATGAAGTCGTTCAGCAGACGGTTGCGCAGATGAACAGCATCCACTCCTCTGTGAACGAGTCGGTCACGATGGTGCGGAAGCTGGCGCAGCAATCGAATGAGATCGAGCAAATCGTAGCGGTCATTGGCAACATCGCCACCCAGACGAATCTGCTGGCATTGAACGCCTCGATCGAAGCGGCACGCGCCGGCGAGCATGGCCGGGGCTTCGGGGTCGTCGCGAAGGAAGTGCGATCGCTGGCCGAGCAAGCGAAGGTATCGACGGAGCAGATTGCGGAACTGCTGCAATCCGTCGTCGCCAGCACGAGGCATATGGCCGGTGCGATGGAATCGGCGGCAGAGGAAGTGCAGGAAGGGACGCAGATCGTGCAGGTAGCCGGGGAGACCTTCCAGAAGGTATGGAATTCGATCCAGGAGGTATCCGATCAGATCCAGGAAGTGTCCGCGGCTTCGGAAGAAATGTCTGCCGGCAGCGAGCAGGTCGCCGCTGTGCTTGATAACTTGGCCGAGATCGCCAAGAATGCCTCAGAGAGCTCGCAAAGCGTGGCAGCCTCCTCCGAGGAGCAGCTGGCCATTGTTGAGGAGATTGCCGATTCCGCAGCGGTAATGAGCGGTAAAATGAAAGAGCTGGATCAGGAAATGAAGAAATTTATCATCTAAATCAGATCGCTCGCAATAAGGAAGCAAATGAGCACAAACCTCCGTGAGAGAAGAAATGTATTTTGCGGAGGTTTGTGTTTTATTGTCGAATTAGGAGCACAGCCGCTTGCCAAGAACGGTGCCTCGTGACATGCTCTTACTAGCGCATCGTGCGCCATCCTTGGCACAGGATGCGAATTCGACAGGCATCATAAGGAGGACGAACGATGAATCGGATGTTGCTATGGCCGCAAGGCGCGCCGTTATCTATGGGGGAGCCGGCGGAAGCGGGACCGGCGCTGCACCTCTTCCCGGCAGACGGCCCGGAGCCTGCCGGAGCCGTGATTGTCTGCCCCGGCGGCGGATATGGCTTCAGGGCGGAGCATGAAGGGGCCCCGGTCGCGGAATGGTTGAACTCGCTCGGAATACACGCCTTCGTGCTCGATTACCGGGTGCACCCTTACCGCCACCCGGCACCGCTGCTCGACGCCCAACGCGCCATTCGCCTCGTGCGCAGCCAAGCCCGGGCGTGGAACGTCCGGCCGGACCGGGTCGGTATACTCGGCTTCTCGGCGGGCGGGCATCTTGCCTCTACGGCGGGAACGCGCTATGACCTCGGAGTGCCGCATGCTGCAGACCCGATCGACCGGGAGAGCTGCCGGCCCGATGCGATGGTGCTCTGCTACCCGGTCATTACGATGGGAGAGAGCGGGCACCTCCATTCGCGCGAGAATCTGCTCGGACCCGATGCGGATCCGCAGCTGATCGAGGCGCTGTCCAGCGAGCGCCATGTGACGGAGGATACGCCGCCGGCCTTCCTGTGGCATACGTCGGAGGATGATGTGAAGGTGGAGCACAGTCTCCAGTTCGCCTTGTCACTTAGCCGGAAGGCGATCCCTTTTGATCTGCATGTCTACGATAAGGGGCCGCATGGATTAGGCTTGGCCACGTCCGACCCGTACGTCGGAGGGTGGACAACCCAATGCGGCAAATGGCTGAAGAAGCTGGGCTTCTAGCCGGCAGGAAGGGGAGTTCGAGAAGCATTAGGAAGCGGAAGTAAACGGAAGGAAGAGAAGGCCCATCATTTGAACATGCGCGTGATCGCCGAAGGCGTCGAGACAGAGGAGCAGCTGCATTACTTAAGCGAGAACGGCTGCGATGACATTCAGGGCTTCTTTTTCAGCCCGCCGGTGACCGCCGAGCAGTTGCAGAGCACCATTCTGAGTGGAAAATAGACCGAGTTGACCGCGTCTCCCCGCGCAAAAAGGCTGTGCATCCGGATCTTGCTGCCGGTGCACAGCCTTGCTTATTCGTCGGACCGCTCCGACCTCTACCAGTTCGAGCCGCCGGAGGAATTCTTGTTCTTGTTCCAGCTGGATCCGCCGGAGGAGGAGCTGCCGCTTCCCCAGCTGGAGCCGCCCGACGAATTCGACGACCTGCGCTCCTGAGCTCGCTTGACTTCCTCCCGGCGGCGTTCCTCCGCCCGCTTGGCTTCCTCTCTGCTGCGCGCTTCCGCCCGTCTTGCTTCTTCTCTCCGGCGCGCTTCTGCCCGCCTCGCTTCTTCCTCTCGCCGCTCTTCCTGCAGGACATCGTTATACGCCGACTCCATGGCCCCAATAATCCCGCTCAAGGCCGATATGGTGCGCGTGGCCTCGTCATAGGCCCCGCGCCGCATCAGATCGCTGGCCTCGCGATGGATCGAAGTGAAGCGGGAATCGAATGGCGAGACGTTGATTTTTCTTCTCGCCCTGGAATACGCGCGCCGGTATTGGCTGGCCGCCCGGTCGAGCTCCCGTTCCGCATTGCGCTTCTGTACGGCGGCCCGTTCGATGACGCCCAAGTATTCATTGGCTTCATCGGCGAATTCCCCGCTCAGTTCGTTCATCAGATCGACATCATAGGGCGGATCGGCGACGAGGTTCCGGAGCCCGGACTGCAGCCGCTCCAGACGATGCTCCTGCTGCCCCCACAGCTGGGCGAGATGTTGGCGGGCCAGGATGCGCTGGGCTGTGGCGAAGGCGGACTCGCCCGCCGCCTGCTTCCGCAGCGCCTCCTGGTGCGCGCTGTCCAGATCTCTTATCTGACGCTCATACCGCTCAATGGCATGATCCAGCTCGGCCAGCTGCAGCAGCATCCGATCCAGCGCCTCCCGCGCCGTGTCGTATTCCTGAACATCGATGCCGGACCAATACTCGGCCTGGCCCAGCGCCGGCGCGATATCCGACAGGTACTGGTATTTGCCGCGATATAGATGCCACAGCTGCTCCCAATGCTTCGTCCGGTAGGTGGCCTGGACGCGCATGGTCACCTCGGACAGATCCTGATCCCGCCGGCGGTACCCCTCCAGTCTCGACTTGATCTGGGCGATATCACTCACATTCTTGACCTGCAAATCTGCTTGCCGCTGCGTCATGTTCACCGCGTCGGCCAGCAGCTGCCTCATCAGCTCGACGCGCTGGATGGCCGCCGGGATATCCCCATGGCGCAGCAGCTCGTGCATCTGCTCGTTGACCTGTCCGCTCTCCTCGATATTGCCGTACGGATCTATCCGCACGAGCTTCAGACGGAACTCCTGGGCGATGGACCGGACGCGCTCCCGGCTCTCCGCCATCTGCTGGGGGGTGCGGCGGTAGATCTCCGCCAGCTCGGCGATGCTTGCGACGTCGTTCTCCAGCCGCCGCAGTTCCTCATTCGCGTGCACGACGCGGTGCTCGGCGCCTAGCGGGTCGAAAATCTCGAGCTGCTTGCTCTCCGCCAGCTCGGCCTTGACTGCATGATAGCGCCGCTGCAGCTCATCAAGCGGCCAGCCTCGCGCTTGAATTTCCGCCGCGATGTCCCTATCGGCGGCCAGCAGCCGTTCCTCCGCATCCGCAATCGTCTGCTTCAACGTCCGGTCGAGCGCTTCGATATGGTCGATCACAGCGACAAGCCGTTCCGCATCCGCTGTGCGCTCCTTCAATTCGGCGGCCGCACCGGCAACCTGCTTCCGCAGCGCCGGCATGAGCCATTGCCGCTTCGGAATGGTCTCAAGCTCCTGCTGTCTGGCGCTCAGCCAGATAAGAATGTCCGCCAATTCCCGATCTGCGGTCCTGGCGGCATGCTGCGTCTCGCCCTGGGACAGATCGAGATAGGTCTTGTTCTTCTCCAGCGCCTGGTTCACCCGCACCATCAATGCGGGCTGGCGCCGGAGGAGCAGCCGCAGCCGGATCCACAGTTCCCCGCGCTCGCCGGCGACGGCGAGGACGAGCAGTCCGCCAGCGCACAGCAGCACAAGCTGCCAGTCAATAGCGAGCGGCAGCGCGGAAGTGTTCCCCCTCCTGGTGGGAGGCGGCTCCTGCAGCGGCCCATCTTGCTTCACCGCGTCCGGCTCCGTCTTGCCGGCGGCGGGCG
Proteins encoded in this region:
- a CDS encoding alpha/beta hydrolase, whose translation is MNRMLLWPQGAPLSMGEPAEAGPALHLFPADGPEPAGAVIVCPGGGYGFRAEHEGAPVAEWLNSLGIHAFVLDYRVHPYRHPAPLLDAQRAIRLVRSQARAWNVRPDRVGILGFSAGGHLASTAGTRYDLGVPHAADPIDRESCRPDAMVLCYPVITMGESGHLHSRENLLGPDADPQLIEALSSERHVTEDTPPAFLWHTSEDDVKVEHSLQFALSLSRKAIPFDLHVYDKGPHGLGLATSDPYVGGWTTQCGKWLKKLGF
- a CDS encoding methyl-accepting chemotaxis protein, translated to MRNKSLVFKSVLVLSVLITVMSVVFTSFSYMSERGIYYDELLNVHTSLDQQISLEIEGIAKAEAKMKTMSYDQYMEDQEMDWIQTNLQAMTREGYISNSYLIKPDLIEKDGKVYMSVIQANDNMIEHGSKPLSDVEMTEAFRQAYYDMKKDGIGISAVYADSMGEWLTVLSPIQDDQDNTIALLGIDFNYSKINHDLNQLMWRNIAVGAVTGIAFILLIMWLIRKTIRPLHELAELAKRAAKGDLTVRIPVNSRDEIGVLSSSFNEMITDIRELIGSMKETTSHVTEASNHLTVISQQTAQSTHEISSAIQEVASGSETQLTGTEESKIAMGEMAVGIQRIAESSSNVSEYSVAAAQAAKQGNEVVQQTVAQMNSIHSSVNESVTMVRKLAQQSNEIEQIVAVIGNIATQTNLLALNASIEAARAGEHGRGFGVVAKEVRSLAEQAKVSTEQIAELLQSVVASTRHMAGAMESAAEEVQEGTQIVQVAGETFQKVWNSIQEVSDQIQEVSAASEEMSAGSEQVAAVLDNLAEIAKNASESSQSVAASSEEQLAIVEEIADSAAVMSGKMKELDQEMKKFII
- a CDS encoding TPM domain-containing protein codes for the protein MQYALRIVMLLLVIMMSAGPGTARAEGIPAKDGLVQDTAQMLSKKSIASIEKAAKGKLYTFYLLTVDSLNGKAPATYANDVYEHWELGADDILLLISKQERRVEMNFNNPSLQAAIDAKVGIRGDAAGSLTSWLDTHFIPKAKEGDFAAASVSVMKSTHALKPQTSAGSKPAAKPGAKADGAAQTGGNSAKAALVQDKARMITKEALPSVKKAAQGKLYTFRLVTVDSFKGAAPEEYANKLYQDLGLGSDDILLLLSKKERRVEMNFNNPALQDQIDAETGIRGDVPGSLKAWLDAHFIPKAKEGDFAAASIALMKATHALKPLAPAAGKTEPDAVKQDGPLQEPPPTRRGNTSALPLAIDWQLVLLCAGGLLVLAVAGERGELWIRLRLLLRRQPALMVRVNQALEKNKTYLDLSQGETQHAARTADRELADILIWLSARQQELETIPKRQWLMPALRKQVAGAAAELKERTADAERLVAVIDHIEALDRTLKQTIADAEERLLAADRDIAAEIQARGWPLDELQRRYHAVKAELAESKQLEIFDPLGAEHRVVHANEELRRLENDVASIAELAEIYRRTPQQMAESRERVRSIAQEFRLKLVRIDPYGNIEESGQVNEQMHELLRHGDIPAAIQRVELMRQLLADAVNMTQRQADLQVKNVSDIAQIKSRLEGYRRRDQDLSEVTMRVQATYRTKHWEQLWHLYRGKYQYLSDIAPALGQAEYWSGIDVQEYDTAREALDRMLLQLAELDHAIERYERQIRDLDSAHQEALRKQAAGESAFATAQRILARQHLAQLWGQQEHRLERLQSGLRNLVADPPYDVDLMNELSGEFADEANEYLGVIERAAVQKRNAERELDRAASQYRRAYSRARRKINVSPFDSRFTSIHREASDLMRRGAYDEATRTISALSGIIGAMESAYNDVLQEERREEEARRAEARRREEARRAEARSREEAKRAEERRREEVKRAQERRSSNSSGGSSWGSGSSSSGGSSWNKNKNSSGGSNW
- a CDS encoding EAL domain-containing protein — protein: MNMRVIAEGVETEEQLHYLSENGCDDIQGFFFSPPVTAEQLQSTILSGK